From one Thermatribacter velox genomic stretch:
- a CDS encoding IS110 family transposase, producing MNKNSWQYFIGIDVSRDRFTYAIIDASLQVLSEGQLHMNLEGFTALSQLISSYPNSLIGVESTGSYHLNLLAFLITNQYPVALINPALIKKFSQSITLRNTKTDRIDALTIARFLLKNLEVIPHFIPDKLDDLAALARVRESLTQQIARTKTQLKQHLVVVFPELVAHRNIFTDFLLSVLEEFPTPHSVLKASPGRVKAVFRKLKARGRKPSLSAEQFLELARDSIGISTTNYALIIKHEVEMLRFLNQKLQEITKQFIEEIQKNQKDNLELLKSIKGVSDITSAHFLAAVKDIHRFENRRKLAAYAGIDPSIKQSGSRYARGGISKRGSKSLRRCLYLMASGVMRCNEYFRAYYLKKRGEGMPHRKAMIALCNKLLRVIFAMLRKGEKFVPVTHYL from the coding sequence ATGAACAAAAACTCCTGGCAGTATTTCATAGGCATTGATGTTTCCAGGGACAGGTTCACCTATGCAATCATCGATGCTTCTTTGCAGGTGCTCAGTGAAGGTCAACTGCATATGAACTTGGAGGGATTCACTGCCCTCAGCCAGCTTATTAGCTCCTATCCCAACTCCCTGATTGGTGTGGAGTCTACTGGGAGTTACCACCTCAACCTCCTGGCCTTCCTGATTACCAACCAGTACCCGGTGGCACTCATCAACCCCGCCCTCATCAAAAAGTTCTCTCAGAGCATCACCCTGCGCAATACCAAAACTGACCGCATTGATGCCCTCACCATCGCCAGGTTTCTGCTCAAAAACCTGGAAGTGATTCCTCACTTCATCCCTGACAAGCTGGATGACCTGGCTGCCCTGGCCAGGGTGAGGGAAAGCCTCACTCAACAGATTGCCAGAACCAAGACCCAGCTCAAACAACACCTGGTGGTGGTCTTCCCGGAACTGGTGGCTCACCGCAACATCTTCACCGATTTCCTGCTCTCGGTACTTGAAGAATTTCCCACTCCCCATTCGGTTCTCAAAGCCTCCCCAGGCAGAGTGAAGGCTGTCTTCAGAAAGCTCAAAGCAAGAGGAAGAAAACCATCTCTCAGTGCTGAACAGTTCTTGGAACTTGCCAGAGATTCCATCGGTATCTCCACCACCAACTATGCCCTGATCATCAAACATGAAGTGGAGATGCTCCGGTTCCTCAACCAGAAGCTCCAGGAGATTACCAAACAGTTCATCGAGGAAATCCAAAAGAACCAGAAAGACAACTTGGAACTCCTCAAATCCATCAAAGGAGTCAGTGATATCACCTCGGCTCATTTTCTGGCTGCAGTCAAGGATATACACAGGTTTGAAAACCGAAGGAAACTGGCTGCCTATGCAGGTATTGACCCTTCTATCAAACAGTCTGGTTCCCGGTATGCTCGAGGTGGAATCAGCAAGAGGGGCTCTAAGTCTTTGCGGAGATGTCTCTACCTCATGGCAAGTGGAGTTATGCGCTGCAATGAGTACTTTAGAGCTTATTACTTGAAAAAGAGAGGTGAGGGAATGCCCCACAGAAAAGCAATGATTGCCCTCTGTAACAAGCTGTTGAGGGTTATCTTTGCTATGCTCAGGAAAGGTGAAAAATTTGTTCCAGTTACACATTATTTATAG
- a CDS encoding heavy metal translocating P-type ATPase, which produces MVSDFRKRFWVSLVVTIPVLLLSPMIQNFMGFELTFRGSSFLLWLLSSFIFFYGGLPFLRGVFSELKKHNPGMMTLIALAISVAYVYSSLVVFGFRGKFFFWELTTLVDIMLLGHWLEMKSVLGASRALEELVKILPSEAHLLLDDNSVKEVPVSALKPGDLVLVRPGEKIPIDGEVVEGHSSVNEAMLTGESKPVEKAPKDKVIGGSVNGEGTLKIRVSKTGKETYLAQVIELVQKAQETRSRTQDIADRAALWLTVAAIVAGLSTLISWLVSGADFAFSLERMVTVMVITCPHALGLAIPLVVAVSTNISARRGLLIRDRTAFENAKDVEAVVFDKTGTLTEGKFGVTDIIPFDKGLNSEEIIGLAASLEVFSEHPIAQGIVREAKNRGQKLVEVKDFRYFPGKGVEGNIGQSTYRIVSLTAFLRDKRGNNIPETIQKVAEEGKTVVILLQGDEPVGAIALADIVRKESREAVSMLRKLGKKVMMLTGDSRSVARWVAKELDLDEFFAEVLPHEKAEKIRELKGRGLKVAMVGDGVNDAPALVEANLGIAIGAGTEVAIEAADIVLVKNDPRDVVAIFELSRHTASKMQQNLLWATGYNVIAIPLAAGMFYSFGILLSPAVGAILMSLSTIIVALNAQNLKSKLSRRV; this is translated from the coding sequence ATGGTTAGCGATTTTAGAAAAAGATTTTGGGTGTCTCTGGTTGTAACCATACCTGTTCTTTTGCTCTCACCGATGATCCAGAACTTTATGGGTTTCGAGCTAACTTTCAGAGGTTCCAGCTTCCTTTTATGGTTACTTTCGAGTTTTATTTTCTTTTACGGAGGGTTACCCTTTTTACGGGGTGTTTTCTCCGAGCTGAAAAAGCATAACCCAGGAATGATGACGCTTATTGCCCTGGCAATAAGCGTTGCCTATGTTTATTCAAGCTTGGTTGTATTCGGATTTCGGGGCAAGTTCTTCTTTTGGGAACTGACTACCCTGGTCGACATCATGCTTTTGGGACACTGGCTTGAAATGAAGTCGGTTCTGGGGGCCTCTCGAGCGCTGGAAGAACTGGTAAAAATCTTACCTTCAGAAGCTCATCTTTTGCTTGACGATAACTCTGTAAAAGAAGTGCCTGTTTCCGCTTTGAAACCTGGTGACCTGGTTCTGGTTAGGCCTGGCGAGAAAATTCCCATCGATGGGGAAGTGGTAGAAGGTCACTCCAGTGTGAACGAGGCAATGCTTACCGGGGAATCCAAACCCGTGGAGAAAGCACCCAAAGACAAAGTGATTGGGGGTTCAGTTAATGGAGAAGGTACTCTCAAAATTCGAGTAAGCAAGACGGGGAAAGAAACTTATCTTGCTCAGGTCATAGAACTGGTGCAGAAGGCTCAGGAAACCAGGTCCAGAACGCAAGATATTGCGGATCGCGCCGCTTTGTGGTTAACTGTCGCTGCCATTGTTGCAGGACTTTCGACTCTTATTAGCTGGTTGGTTTCCGGAGCTGACTTCGCTTTTTCTCTGGAACGCATGGTTACCGTCATGGTTATTACCTGTCCTCATGCTTTAGGTTTGGCTATCCCCCTTGTAGTCGCGGTGTCTACCAATATATCAGCACGTCGGGGATTGCTGATAAGAGACCGTACCGCTTTTGAAAACGCTAAGGATGTTGAAGCAGTGGTTTTCGATAAGACCGGAACTTTAACCGAAGGCAAGTTTGGAGTAACCGATATAATTCCTTTTGATAAAGGTTTGAATAGCGAAGAAATTATTGGCCTTGCAGCCAGTCTGGAGGTTTTTTCGGAACATCCCATTGCTCAGGGAATCGTGAGAGAGGCTAAAAATCGGGGTCAAAAGCTCGTGGAAGTCAAAGATTTTCGCTACTTTCCAGGCAAAGGAGTAGAGGGCAACATAGGGCAAAGCACCTATCGTATAGTCAGTCTTACTGCTTTTTTGAGAGACAAAAGAGGGAATAACATTCCCGAAACTATCCAGAAAGTTGCCGAAGAAGGTAAAACAGTAGTAATCCTGCTTCAAGGAGATGAACCTGTCGGCGCCATAGCTCTTGCCGATATTGTTCGTAAAGAATCGAGAGAAGCCGTTTCTATGTTAAGGAAGTTGGGCAAAAAAGTGATGATGTTGACTGGTGACAGTCGTTCGGTTGCTCGGTGGGTAGCAAAGGAGCTTGACCTCGATGAATTCTTTGCCGAAGTTTTACCCCATGAAAAGGCTGAAAAAATAAGGGAATTAAAGGGGAGAGGTCTTAAGGTTGCTATGGTAGGTGATGGGGTTAATGATGCTCCTGCTCTCGTTGAGGCAAACCTGGGCATAGCCATTGGTGCTGGTACAGAAGTGGCCATCGAGGCAGCAGACATAGTTTTAGTCAAAAACGACCCCAGAGATGTGGTTGCTATTTTTGAGCTTTCAAGACATACTGCCTCTAAAATGCAGCAAAATCTCCTTTGGGCCACCGGTTACAACGTTATAGCCATTCCTCTTGCTGCCGGTATGTTTTATTCTTTTGGCATTCTTCTTTCTCCAGCCGTAGGTGCCATTTTGATGTCTCTATCGACTATTATCGTTGCTTTGAACGCCCAAAATTTGAAAAGCAAGCTTTCTAGGCGGGTTTAA
- a CDS encoding DUF2271 domain-containing protein produces MKLRKTHGWFGKGVRIFMLSCLAIFGLFVSDGFSGVEGKASSVVSSPNPETADENPTWRGPGFLEISFKFQRKGIASSQYAIWIEDKTGNLIKTVFVTSFTARGGYTFRKDCLPTWVSKARPQLKKTEVDAVSGATPPSGKQVYVWDGRDQRGNPVMPGEYRFYLGATLYWSNRVLYSGTFFHGGPSQENIPISISYFGNQKNKDMIQELKARYVSSQF; encoded by the coding sequence ATGAAGTTGAGAAAGACACATGGCTGGTTTGGTAAAGGAGTGAGAATTTTCATGCTCTCTTGTCTGGCAATTTTTGGGTTGTTTGTATCGGATGGGTTTTCAGGTGTTGAAGGCAAAGCTTCATCCGTGGTTTCCTCCCCAAACCCGGAAACTGCCGATGAAAATCCCACCTGGAGAGGACCGGGTTTTCTGGAAATATCCTTTAAATTTCAGAGAAAAGGTATTGCTTCTAGCCAATACGCAATATGGATAGAGGATAAGACCGGTAATTTGATAAAGACGGTTTTTGTAACCAGCTTTACTGCCAGAGGAGGGTACACTTTTCGAAAAGACTGTCTGCCGACGTGGGTAAGTAAGGCAAGGCCTCAGTTGAAGAAGACTGAGGTTGACGCTGTATCGGGGGCAACTCCGCCCAGCGGAAAACAAGTGTATGTCTGGGATGGTAGAGATCAGCGTGGAAACCCGGTTATGCCTGGTGAGTATCGCTTTTATCTTGGAGCCACACTTTACTGGTCGAACCGAGTGCTGTACAGTGGTACTTTCTTTCACGGAGGTCCATCTCAGGAAAACATTCCCATTTCAATTTCCTACTTTGGTAACCAGAAAAACAAAGACATGATACAGGAACTCAAAGCAAGGTATGTGTCCAGCCAGTTTTAA
- the floA gene encoding flotillin-like protein FloA (flotillin-like protein involved in membrane lipid rafts), producing the protein MDFGLYLLPAIIILVLAVVFFTLVPLGLWISALAAGVKVSIVTLIGMRLRRVPPAKIILPLIKATKAGLDLSVGALEAHYLAGGNVDRVVISLIAAERANLPLSFQKTCAIDLAGRNVLEAVQMSVLPKVIETPVVAAVAKDGIELKVKARVTVRTNIDRLIGGATEATVIARVGEGIVTTIGSSRSHKEVLENPDIISKTVLDKGLDTGTAFEILSIDIADIDVGQNIGARLQTDQAEADKRVAQAKAEERRALAIAREQEMKAYTQEMRAKVVEAEAEVPRALAHALREGKLGVLDYYSLQNLQADTQMRKRLGEEEKSE; encoded by the coding sequence GTGGACTTTGGTTTGTATCTCTTGCCGGCAATAATAATTCTGGTGCTCGCAGTAGTGTTTTTTACCCTGGTACCCCTGGGGCTTTGGATTTCGGCACTGGCGGCGGGAGTCAAAGTGAGCATCGTAACTCTTATTGGTATGAGGTTACGAAGAGTCCCACCGGCAAAAATAATTCTTCCTCTCATTAAAGCTACCAAAGCGGGTCTGGACCTCAGTGTGGGAGCACTTGAGGCCCATTATCTTGCTGGAGGAAACGTGGACAGAGTGGTGATTTCCCTTATTGCTGCAGAGAGAGCAAACCTTCCTCTTTCTTTCCAAAAAACCTGCGCTATCGACCTCGCTGGTCGCAATGTCCTCGAAGCGGTCCAGATGAGTGTTCTCCCCAAAGTAATCGAAACCCCAGTGGTTGCAGCGGTGGCCAAAGACGGCATTGAACTCAAGGTTAAAGCCCGAGTTACGGTAAGGACCAACATAGATCGCTTGATTGGAGGAGCTACCGAAGCTACAGTCATTGCTCGAGTTGGAGAGGGAATTGTTACCACTATCGGTTCCTCAAGGAGCCATAAGGAAGTTCTGGAAAATCCGGATATCATTTCCAAAACAGTTCTCGACAAAGGTCTTGATACAGGTACTGCCTTTGAGATTCTTTCCATCGACATTGCAGATATTGATGTGGGACAGAATATCGGCGCCCGACTGCAAACCGACCAGGCTGAGGCTGATAAACGCGTGGCTCAAGCCAAAGCCGAAGAGAGAAGAGCTCTGGCAATCGCCAGAGAACAGGAAATGAAAGCTTACACCCAGGAGATGCGGGCAAAGGTGGTCGAAGCTGAAGCAGAAGTTCCTCGAGCCCTGGCCCATGCTTTGAGAGAGGGAAAGCTTGGGGTTCTGGACTACTACTCACTTCAGAATTTACAGGCTGATACGCAGATGAGAAAGAGACTGGGGGAGGAAGAAAAGAGTGAATAA
- a CDS encoding uroporphyrinogen decarboxylase family protein → MTSSERLQTALAHKEPDRVPLDLGGIVSGITLYAHRNLCKFLGIQEEETLVDRVQYLAKPASTILEQFDIDTRYVYDVIPYQVWSHDTEGTTWKDSWGVERRFTGLYYDMTSHPLAKVSSLEELKKYVPPEPSIDFFKKARGEAEVLKNSDKAVIINCIGSCFEFAWYLRGFAQFMMDLVFQPGLACSIMDIMLDFQLQQFNLLLQEAGTLIDLVLVGDDLATQNSPLISIEMYRKYVKPRQKKLYEFIKTKTSAPLLYHSCGAIADFLEDLVEIGVEVINPVQVSASGMDPKWLKKNFGEALSFWGGIDTQRVLPFGTPEEVREEVRRRIDELAPGGGYVLCTVHNIQADVPPQNIVAMYEEALSYGTY, encoded by the coding sequence ATGACTTCCTCGGAACGTTTGCAAACAGCTTTGGCTCATAAAGAACCAGACAGAGTACCTCTTGACCTGGGAGGTATCGTTTCGGGAATTACCCTCTATGCCCATCGTAATCTTTGCAAGTTCCTGGGAATTCAGGAGGAAGAAACATTGGTTGATCGAGTTCAGTACCTTGCCAAGCCGGCTTCGACAATTCTGGAACAATTTGATATTGACACCCGTTACGTATACGATGTAATACCCTACCAGGTATGGTCCCACGACACAGAAGGAACGACCTGGAAAGACAGTTGGGGCGTGGAACGCCGCTTTACTGGACTTTACTACGATATGACCTCGCACCCTTTAGCTAAAGTAAGTAGTCTGGAAGAACTGAAAAAGTACGTGCCACCTGAACCATCAATCGATTTCTTTAAGAAGGCCCGAGGCGAAGCCGAGGTACTGAAAAACAGCGATAAAGCAGTTATTATAAATTGTATCGGTTCTTGTTTTGAATTCGCCTGGTATTTACGCGGTTTTGCTCAGTTTATGATGGATCTTGTCTTTCAACCAGGACTTGCATGTAGCATTATGGATATCATGCTGGATTTTCAGTTACAGCAATTTAATTTGCTTCTTCAAGAAGCGGGTACTTTAATAGATTTAGTGCTGGTAGGAGATGACCTTGCTACCCAAAATTCTCCTTTAATATCTATTGAGATGTATCGCAAGTATGTCAAACCCAGACAGAAAAAACTTTACGAGTTTATCAAAACAAAGACTTCTGCGCCCCTTCTTTATCACTCCTGTGGAGCAATCGCTGATTTTCTTGAAGATCTTGTAGAAATAGGTGTTGAAGTAATCAACCCTGTTCAAGTTTCTGCGAGTGGTATGGACCCCAAATGGCTTAAGAAGAATTTTGGAGAAGCGCTTTCCTTTTGGGGTGGCATTGATACCCAGAGAGTGCTTCCCTTTGGAACCCCTGAGGAAGTACGGGAAGAAGTCCGACGCAGGATAGATGAACTGGCGCCTGGTGGAGGATATGTCCTCTGCACAGTACATAACATTCAAGCTGATGTCCCACCGCAAAATATCGTTGCTATGTATGAAGAGGCTCTTTCATATGGAACTTACTAA
- the rgy gene encoding reverse gyrase encodes MSIALVYKNLCPVCGGDLEWKEIESGNCNRLGTTFLSLEEDSFREFSDFFEERTGMQLKSLQRYFAKKLLSGLSFSAFAPTGYGKTLLGLVYSAYLAEKGKKCYLLFPTVLLANQSFERLKQLTKSSILFYQNKSPKEREKFLERLQEGNFDILLTTTAFLGRHFDSLSQLRFDFILVDDVDALLKASRNIERVLMLLGFSQQEIEEKKPDTSKKHGQLLVSTATSRPGPKARIFTNLLHFSVGSTHFNLRNIDDYAIYCDDQQEKLESLLCITKNLGYGGLIFANTEQEVEELATFLSKHLKCGVITSQTTRKELQKTIQEFEEGKKDLLLGVAAPYGILVRGLDYPLCFRYTLFWGAPFLKVSFGSIDDLSPGMLALLAFAFRGHPEIEKELPYLRKRENSREKVKMLIKKLLFDEHFTRTVKEVVIENNQLLIPNLPVYIQASGRTSRLFAGGVTYGISFVLEKETFFEAFLQRAMYYEINFKKLSACDVSKIDFLSIKKRLDESRARYASSKENKDWIYPLFFVVESPTKAKQIARFFGHPSMFSLGEQPFYEVATGEHLLVITASLGHLVDLVEEGGYHGVTIDNGKFIPYYGSIKKCTKGDQFVAYKTCPRCGEPPAFDSHQRISNLVKVSRLAENLIIATDPDTEGEKIAYDVASLTAIARRARRAEFHEVTKKAVLQALMSPRNINHNLVKAQLVRRIEDRWIGFEISSILRERFNGTNLSAGRAQTPLLQWIVENYRKHQEKVRFYYLEIEGRRITLGTEEDLKIEMNNGDRVTLFIEKIAESQEVKLPPPPYTTDTLLDEANRLFKLSSKEIMRTLQKLFENGFITYHRTDSTRVSDAGLEIARLYLKEHFAGRKWQEKAEGAHECIRPTRAIDWKTLRELIEEGVIRTSDVISYRDFKVYDLVFKRFMASQCPPVRLLTLRYSLNFRGSGLTKEITRVVSVDGKAFELYPQIVSVEKPLPEGLQEATISVKRVPKVPLLTQADLVRLMKERRIGRPSTYSFLINRLFERGYVVEKNFRLIPTQKGQRVADYLAQEFSEFLSEERSRLLEELMDQVEKGVNYK; translated from the coding sequence ATGAGCATAGCGCTGGTTTATAAAAACCTGTGTCCGGTGTGTGGTGGGGACCTCGAGTGGAAAGAAATAGAAAGCGGTAACTGTAACCGACTTGGCACAACTTTTCTCTCCCTTGAGGAGGATTCTTTTCGGGAATTTAGCGACTTTTTTGAAGAGCGGACTGGAATGCAACTCAAGTCTTTGCAGCGCTATTTTGCCAAAAAACTACTTTCAGGCCTGAGTTTCTCTGCTTTTGCTCCTACAGGCTATGGGAAAACCCTCCTGGGGCTTGTTTACAGCGCTTATCTTGCGGAAAAGGGCAAAAAGTGTTATCTCCTTTTTCCTACTGTTCTTCTGGCAAATCAGAGCTTTGAGCGACTTAAGCAATTGACCAAAAGTTCCATTCTTTTCTATCAGAACAAATCACCAAAAGAACGCGAAAAATTTTTAGAAAGGCTTCAAGAGGGCAATTTTGATATACTTTTGACCACTACTGCTTTTTTGGGTAGACACTTTGATAGCTTAAGCCAACTGCGATTTGACTTTATCCTGGTTGACGATGTTGACGCACTTCTCAAGGCCTCTCGAAACATTGAAAGAGTGCTTATGTTGCTCGGTTTTTCCCAACAGGAAATTGAAGAGAAAAAACCCGATACTTCTAAAAAACATGGTCAGCTTCTTGTATCCACCGCCACTTCAAGACCGGGTCCCAAAGCTCGAATTTTTACCAATCTCCTTCATTTCAGCGTTGGAAGCACACACTTTAATCTGCGGAACATTGACGACTACGCAATATACTGTGACGACCAGCAAGAGAAATTGGAATCACTTTTGTGCATTACGAAAAACTTGGGTTATGGAGGACTGATCTTCGCCAACACCGAGCAGGAAGTAGAAGAGCTGGCGACATTTCTTTCAAAGCATTTGAAATGCGGCGTAATTACTTCGCAAACAACCCGAAAGGAACTTCAAAAAACGATTCAAGAGTTTGAAGAAGGCAAAAAAGATTTGCTCCTTGGTGTCGCAGCTCCTTATGGAATCCTGGTCAGGGGACTGGATTACCCTTTATGTTTTCGATACACGCTTTTCTGGGGAGCTCCGTTCTTAAAAGTATCATTTGGAAGTATAGACGATTTAAGCCCAGGTATGCTCGCTCTTCTTGCTTTCGCGTTTCGGGGTCATCCGGAAATTGAAAAGGAGCTACCCTACCTCAGGAAACGCGAGAACTCCCGTGAGAAGGTTAAAATGCTAATTAAAAAACTTCTCTTTGATGAACATTTCACAAGGACGGTAAAGGAAGTAGTTATTGAAAACAACCAGCTTCTAATACCCAACCTCCCGGTCTACATCCAGGCTTCAGGGAGAACTTCGCGCCTTTTTGCAGGAGGCGTGACTTATGGGATTAGCTTTGTTCTGGAAAAAGAGACTTTCTTTGAAGCTTTTCTGCAAAGAGCAATGTACTATGAAATCAACTTCAAGAAACTATCAGCGTGTGACGTCTCAAAAATAGACTTTCTTTCGATTAAGAAACGTCTCGATGAAAGCAGGGCTCGTTATGCCTCTTCAAAGGAAAACAAAGACTGGATTTATCCACTCTTTTTTGTTGTAGAAAGTCCTACCAAAGCAAAGCAAATTGCTCGTTTTTTTGGTCATCCATCTATGTTTTCTCTTGGGGAACAACCTTTCTATGAGGTAGCTACCGGTGAACATCTGCTGGTGATAACTGCTTCTTTGGGCCACCTGGTAGACCTTGTGGAAGAAGGAGGATATCATGGTGTCACAATCGACAATGGAAAGTTTATTCCTTACTATGGTTCTATCAAAAAATGTACCAAAGGAGACCAATTTGTGGCTTATAAAACATGCCCCCGTTGTGGTGAACCTCCTGCATTTGACTCCCACCAGCGCATATCCAACCTGGTGAAGGTTAGTCGGTTAGCTGAAAACCTGATTATAGCTACTGACCCTGATACCGAAGGCGAAAAAATCGCTTACGATGTTGCCAGCTTAACAGCAATTGCGCGGCGTGCCAGGAGGGCCGAATTTCACGAGGTCACTAAGAAAGCGGTTCTACAAGCTTTAATGTCTCCAAGAAATATTAACCACAACTTGGTAAAGGCACAACTGGTACGTCGCATCGAAGATCGCTGGATTGGGTTTGAAATTTCCAGCATTCTCAGAGAACGTTTTAATGGAACCAATCTTTCGGCTGGCAGAGCACAGACCCCTCTTTTGCAATGGATTGTAGAAAACTACCGCAAACACCAGGAAAAAGTGCGTTTTTACTATCTTGAAATAGAAGGTCGGAGAATAACCCTGGGAACCGAAGAGGACCTTAAAATTGAAATGAACAACGGAGATAGAGTAACACTATTTATTGAGAAAATTGCAGAAAGCCAAGAAGTGAAACTTCCCCCTCCCCCTTACACTACTGATACTCTTCTTGACGAAGCGAATCGTCTGTTTAAGCTGAGTTCCAAGGAAATCATGCGTACACTCCAAAAGCTATTTGAAAACGGGTTCATAACTTACCATCGTACTGATAGTACTCGTGTCTCTGATGCCGGTCTTGAAATAGCGCGCCTTTATCTCAAAGAACACTTTGCAGGGAGAAAATGGCAGGAAAAAGCCGAAGGTGCTCACGAATGCATCCGCCCGACCAGAGCAATAGACTGGAAAACCTTGAGGGAACTTATCGAAGAGGGAGTTATCAGAACCTCGGATGTCATTTCCTACCGGGATTTTAAGGTGTATGATCTGGTTTTTAAAAGATTTATGGCCAGCCAGTGTCCACCAGTGCGGCTTTTAACGCTCCGATACTCACTAAATTTTAGGGGCTCGGGTTTAACAAAGGAGATAACACGCGTTGTGTCTGTTGACGGCAAGGCTTTCGAGCTCTATCCACAAATTGTTTCCGTTGAAAAACCTCTTCCCGAAGGCCTTCAGGAAGCAACTATCTCGGTAAAGAGAGTGCCGAAAGTGCCGCTCCTTACTCAGGCAGATTTGGTAAGACTAATGAAAGAACGGCGTATAGGAAGACCCTCCACCTACTCGTTTTTGATTAACCGCCTTTTTGAGAGAGGGTATGTGGTTGAAAAGAATTTTCGTCTTATTCCCACCCAAAAAGGTCAAAGGGTTGCAGACTATCTGGCTCAGGAGTTTTCTGAATTTCTGTCTGAAGAGCGCAGTAGACTACTTGAGGAATTAATGGACCAGGTAGAAAAAGGAGTCAACTATAAATAA
- the serC gene encoding 3-phosphoserine/phosphohydroxythreonine transaminase has protein sequence MKEKRVFIFNPGPAALPIPVLEEVREEMLSFRGTGMSILEISHRSKEFEEVLNTAVLRIKRLLNLNDDFEVVFIQGGASLQFAMVPMNCAQPGKPIAYVDTGYWSTKAIQEAQRIVDDVCIVASSKDRNYTYIPKEIPIDDNFSYLHITSNNTIKGTQWWKFPKTGNIPLVADMSSDIFSRVFDPRPFGIIYAGAQKNAGPAGVTIVIIRKDMLERIPKNLPTMLNYTTFVEKNSLYNTPPCFAIYVVEKVARWLEENIGGVAAMEEINRKKANLLYGYIDSQDFYRNPVQPEDRSWMNVVFNLPSPELEKLFVEEATREGLVGLKGHRSVGGCRASLYNGVPLEAVEVLVDFMKEFARRNG, from the coding sequence ATGAAAGAAAAACGAGTTTTCATCTTTAATCCTGGACCAGCAGCCTTACCAATTCCGGTGCTGGAAGAAGTCAGAGAAGAAATGCTCAGCTTTCGGGGAACAGGCATGTCAATTCTGGAGATAAGCCATCGCTCCAAGGAATTTGAGGAAGTATTAAATACTGCCGTCCTGAGAATCAAAAGATTATTAAACCTTAATGACGATTTTGAGGTGGTATTTATCCAGGGGGGAGCAAGTCTCCAGTTTGCAATGGTTCCTATGAACTGTGCCCAGCCTGGAAAACCTATTGCCTATGTGGATACTGGGTACTGGTCTACCAAGGCAATACAGGAAGCCCAGCGCATCGTTGATGATGTATGCATCGTGGCCTCCTCGAAGGATAGAAACTACACTTACATTCCCAAGGAGATACCCATAGATGATAACTTTTCCTATTTGCACATTACTTCCAATAACACCATAAAGGGTACCCAGTGGTGGAAGTTTCCCAAAACGGGAAACATTCCTCTGGTAGCAGATATGTCTTCTGATATTTTCAGTAGAGTTTTTGATCCTCGTCCCTTTGGCATCATATATGCTGGAGCCCAAAAAAACGCTGGTCCGGCTGGAGTAACCATTGTAATCATTCGCAAAGATATGCTGGAACGCATTCCTAAAAATCTACCTACCATGCTCAACTATACTACCTTTGTAGAGAAAAATTCTTTATACAATACCCCTCCCTGCTTCGCAATTTACGTGGTAGAAAAAGTAGCCCGCTGGCTGGAGGAAAACATTGGTGGAGTGGCTGCCATGGAAGAAATAAATCGTAAAAAAGCAAACCTGCTTTACGGATACATAGACAGTCAGGATTTTTACCGCAACCCGGTGCAACCCGAAGATCGTTCCTGGATGAACGTAGTATTCAATCTCCCTTCTCCAGAGCTGGAAAAGCTTTTCGTTGAAGAAGCCACCCGTGAAGGTCTGGTGGGTTTGAAAGGGCATCGTTCAGTAGGTGGTTGTCGCGCCTCGTTGTATAATGGTGTTCCGCTGGAAGCAGTCGAGGTGCTGGTTGATTTCATGAAAGAATTTGCAAGACGCAATGGTTAA